One window of Pyrus communis chromosome 12, drPyrComm1.1, whole genome shotgun sequence genomic DNA carries:
- the LOC137711313 gene encoding uncharacterized protein encodes MGVDYYNILKVNRNASEDDLKKAYKRLAMIWHPDKNPAGKRPESEAKFKQISEAYDVLSDPSKRQIYDLYGEEALKSGQLPPPSFSSSARSSAASGHHYYANHNHQRHAHPNTSSFTFSPRDADDIYAEIFGSEGDGGGVGGGGRYRDGFFRTSNGGGPEFAGPSRAAPARKANAVENLLPCSLEELYKGVKKKMKISRNIYDAVGAGKVWTVEEILTIEIKPGWKKGTKITFPEKGNQEQGVIPADLIFIVDEKPHALYKRDSNDLVVNQEITLLEALTGKTLDLTTLDGRNLMIPSTDIIKPGAEMVVPNEGMPISKEPGKKGNLRIKFDVKYPSRLTTEQKFDLKRVLGGVSL; translated from the exons ATGGGGGTGGACTACTACAACATACTGAAAGTTAATCGGAACGCGAGCGAGGACGACCTGAAGAAGGCCTACAAGCGGCTCGCCATGATTTGGCACCCGGACAAGAACCCCGCCGGGAAGCGGCCGGAGTCGGAGGCCAAGTTCAAGCAAATCTCCGAGGCCTACGACGTCCTCAGCGACCCCTCCAAGCGCCAGATCTATGACCTGTACGGCGAGGAGGCTCTGAAATCGGGGCAACTTCCGCCTCCCTCTTTTTCCTCCTCCGCCCGCTCCTCCGCCGCTTCGGGCCACCACTACTACGCCAATCACAACCACCAGCGCCACGCACACCCGAATACGTCGTCGTTCACGTTCAGTCCCAGGGACGCCGACGACATTTACGCCGAGATTTTTGGGTCCGAAGGCGACGGAGGCGGGGTTGGGGGCGGAGGGAGGTATAGAGATGGGTTCTTTAGGACGTCCAATGGTGGTGGGCCAGAGTTTGCGGGACCCAGTAGGGCTGCGCCTGCGAGGAAGGCCAATGCGGTTGAGAATTTGTTGCCCTGCAGCTTGGAGGAGCTCTATAAGGGTgtcaagaagaagatgaagatttcCAGAAACATCTACGATGCCGTTGGTGCTGG TAAGGTTTGGACTGTGGAGGAGATTTTGACCATTGAGATCAAACCAGGTTGGAAGAAGGGCACAAAGATCACCTTCCCTGAGAAGGGTAACCAAGAGCAAGGTGTGATTCCGGCGGATCTAATTTTTATTGTAGACGAGAAACCACACGCACTTTACAAGAGGGACAGTAATGACCTGGTGGTCAACCAGGAGATAACACTGCTGGAGGCACTCACCGGCAAGACTCTTGACCTTACCACCCTAGATGGACGGAATCTCATGATCCCGTCGACTGATATCATCAAACCCGGAGCTGAAATGGTGGTACCAAATGAGGGAATGCCGATCTCAAAAGAACCtggaaaaaagggaaatttgAGAATCAAGTTTGATGTCAAGTATCCTTCAAGGCTTACCACAGAACAGAAATTTGATCTGAAAAGAGTTCTGGGCGGAGTTTCTTTATGA